From Pseudochaenichthys georgianus chromosome 15, fPseGeo1.2, whole genome shotgun sequence:
GTGAGTTCATACTTGAATGTGTTTTAATATGGTATTTAGCATATTAGTATTTTCTGTACTTTGCTCAAGTgaaatttatctttttttttttcagataAAGTTGAAGAGGCAGAAAATGCAAAACCAGCAGTTGAAACGGAAGTAAGTATAATAATAAAACAGCAGGAACCAACCAGATTTGCCGGACTTGCTGTCAATACTCACATTtcatgtctccttcattctttCCCCTTGTGTCCAGGTGTCCTCTAAGAATATAGAAGGTCAGCTGACTCCCTACTTCGCCTTGGAGATGGGAAATGGGACCCCCTGTGTGCTGAAACAGAACGACGCTCGCTCCTCGTCTGTTCTGTACGTCTGTCATCCCGAGGCCAAGCACGAGATCCTGTCTGTCGCCGAGGTCACCACCTGTGAATATGAGGTGGTGGTGCTGACGCCGCTGCTTTGTGTGCACCCAAAATACAGGTAGATCTGTCAGAAATGATAACATTTAGATATCGTAATTCAATTCTTAGTACTTAAAGTATGTTATTGTCTCGTGATCAGGATTCTACCAAAAGGCATTTTTCGAATTGTTGGGGAAATAATGCAACCttgggctgctgtgctctcagtgttttgtctccctgttcctgcctgttgacgtcagctgatagaggtgttattgtACTCCTCCTGTTTCATCTTGTTATGTACAATGTTGATTATTATCTgagaactagctaaatacatgggtctggggtagagatcttcagaattggtttggcaacctCTGTGTCAACACGTGGCACAggacatgtcttgtgaattctccggccgaataaaccatcagtgtttgccatcaaagttcctcctctccccgtgtctctctgagtcttgTCTCCATTGCTTCAGAGGTTTCCATCACACTAATCGACATATTTTCCTTGCAGGTTCAAGTCCTCCCCAGTAAACGGCATCTTCTGCCAGTCTCTGGCAGGTTCCCCTTTGCGGCCTCTGCGGCTCGCCCAGTTGGATAAGGAACAAGAGGAGCAGCTTAAACCGCCTTTCAGCGCCGCCTCCGAGGCCCCCAGAGAGGTATGGCATACGCGGATATGACAGAGGCGAAACATGCAGACAGCGTGTACCTACACACCTGCCTCAAATATATCTTTGATGTTTTACAGGAGCCGACACCCCCAATCAGAGAGGAGGCCTTCTCCTCCACTCACAAACCCATTACGGTTGGAGGGCAGACTCAGGTCACTGTGGGCACCACTCACATCTCTCGCCTGACGGACGAGCAGCTGATCAGGGAGTTCCTCAGTGGCTCGTACTGTCTGCATGGGGTGAGAAATGTTCCATCTATACCACCTGAGCAGTTTTTAACAAACCATACACTGACATCTAATAATCTTCAAATGTTTATTTCAGGGAGTAGGGTGGTGGAAATATGAGTTCTGTTACGGAAAGCACGTCCATCAGTACCATGAGGTAAGGGTCCCCAAACTAGTGTGTGCACGTCTGTGTGTAAGTGAGGGGATGAATGAGATTGTGTTCAAGAGAAAAGTTCCCGTTTCACCTTGCTTTAGGGCGTGAACTTCCCATTTATTTcactataaataaatgtagcttTTTCTTTACTTAAtgaattgctttaaaaaaacgaaaactttactaCAATAAGTAATAATACGTAAAATGTAGTGACTGATTGAAGCTAAGGCTAACAGGGTGCAGCTCCTACACCGTAAGCACCTAAAGCTTTCCTTAAGGTTAAAGTGCTGACTTCCAATTGCTTGTTTATTTCTAACCAACAGTCTAAACTGAGAGATAAATTGTTTATTAATGCATACAAATAAAAGTAGCATTGTGTGAGAAGCTGGAACTGAGGAACATTTGCTATCTTAAAAACACACTATTATCCTTTTCTAAAATAAGTTGGCGATTACTATTCCACAAATTGTATTGTTGAGTAGTTTCAACTTTACTTTCATttagtaacacatttgttgactgtgtaaatatatatgtaaaatgGTTGTACACTGGTAAAAATGTCCCTTGGTGCCCCAGGACAAAGAGCAAGGGAAAAACACGGTGGTGGTCGGGAACTGGAACGCCATGGATCACAACGAGTGGGCCGCCAAAAACATAGCAAGATCCTACCAGCTCAAAGACGATGGAGTGCAGAAAGTCAAGTAGGCCATTTATATCTTTGAAAGCCTGGATCAAAATTAAACTGAGCTATTTGCTGATTCATATGATAACATTTCCCCCGCTTCGTGACAGGTTGGTTTCCCACTTCTATGGCCACGGGGATCTGTGTGATCTGACAGGGAAGCCCAGACAGGTCATCGTGAAGCTCAAGTGAGTGAACAGGCATGTGTCCAGAGAGGATCCACAGCACCAGTTCTCTGCCCTGAGTCAACACATGAGTAAGACAATACCCTGATGTTTCCCAGCTGATTCACTCTCATTTCTCTCCTCTCGGTCAGATGTAAGGAGTCTGAATCTCCCCATGCTGTCACGGTCTATATGCTGGAGCCTCAGACTTGTCAGTACATCCTTGGGGTAAGTTCTCTAGCAACACATGAGTCACAGTAACTAAAAAGAAACATGCTTAGAAGCACTATATCAAGTTTACACTGCACCTTATTAGGCTAAACCCACCTCCAGTTTTGAAAGTGAGTGTTCAGGCAAAGCTAATTGCAATGTTTTCAGTTGTACACaaagaaaaactatttgtttttcttgtttctAAAGTTGTTATtggttaatacaaatatatatgttttgtgttTAGAGCATGACACAAGGAAGTTGTTTTAGTTTTAGCAGTTTTTAAGTCAGTAAGTGTCTCATACCATATGGGTCAGTGTATGTTTTGGtcattggattttcttttcacaaatggatattaaaaaaacgactggatatttgattttcgttttcaaattgaaaaaccaaaattgAAATACAAGGTGTTTTTCTTTATCGTGGTCAAAAATGGATTTACTAAACTTAAAAAACGGGATGATTTACATTTTCTActtctcaaaacaaaaaataaaatcactagaaaatagaaacaaaaaaaaaacccattttttcatattctgctaccggaagttgtctttcaaaataagagcacAGATGAGGACGGtcaatccgtgtatctacggtccatttgttttcacaacgaaaacagccaagacacatattgagcccagaaaatgaatgttattaagggctgtaaatataataggcctgtgtctaaaatggacaacattgtttgGAGATTTCAActatacagcgattctgcactgcggtcactcagccgtctctcgagtttgttattattttttctgccaatagttcttcgtgagatcgatcctgttggactcagtagacTAGTAGTGAAACTACTCCCACaacaagtactatgaagtacttactgtgtactttttgagtaatattctgtcaatgtcccctcctgagaacaagaatgcatgtttctctgctattttgaatcAGCGTTAAAACACCTTTCTTCATGAtactgatattgttggacagagtattttaagaggatggtagacatgatatcagcaatacttccagtcagtagTCCGGCAGCAGAATTTTTACCCCTTGGAAAGTCTTGCCCGCTATTTAAATGGACTTTGATTGAAGTTAATAACAATATTGATATTGAtgcagtcatcatcatcatcagcagcTTTATTTAAAGATTACAAgacgtattattattattacaagacgtacaacactcaaatataaattaaaaaaggcagttataccaatgtttccacagaggtgactggtatcgtacagcactgaaacacggatttgaaagcagcataatgacagagttatgagaaacattcaatcgacagatgaatttgtacatcagatttctcaaaagagcatggaacgtgttgactcgtgcattacagaacatttcacttgcactgcaccaccttggttttctaagcagtatacgcaaacagtcattatatgcaacctggagcttccggaggctcgccttcttatacttgacccacaagggggcagtatatAGAGGAGTGCAATAAGCTCTAAAGAGGTTCGCCTCaaccttatctgaacaccaagagaattttgtatataagacacgccgctgtctatacatgatgtcatcatcatcagccatttcatctgtAATGATGTGTCctagatacttagtgttacagcaaacagactgggactgatggaaggatgaggctgatgagactGAAGAATCTGTGAGGAACGAACTAGCGGCAGAGGAATAGTTatatattaaaagacagcagcatcaTCATAAGAGGCCAACCAGAGTGACAGAGTGTGTTACTTTGCTGAAGGATATTTGtgaccagctatccaggccagactctaaagactgtaaaaatgctgctgctgatatcatgtctaccatcctcttaaaatactctgtccaacaatatcagtctcatgaagaaaggtgttttaacgctgattcaaaatagcagagaaacatgcattcttgttctcaggagggACATTGACAGaatattactcaaaaagtacacagtaagtacttcatagtacttgttGTGGGAGTAGTTGCACTACTAgtctactgagtccaacaggatcgaCAACAGGATGTCTTGGCTGTAATATGTGTCGTGGTGAAAACAAATGGaccgtagatacacggattgaCCGTCCTCATCtgcgctcttattttgaaagacAACTTCCGGTAGCAGAATATGAAAAAATGGGGggtttttttgtttctgttttctagtgattttattttttgttttgagaagTAGAAAATGTAAATCATCCCGTTTTTTAAGTTTAGTAAATCCATTTTTGACCACGATAAAAAAAACGCCTTGTATTTcaattttggtttttcaatttGAAAACGAAAATCAAATATCCAGTCGTTTTTTGAATATCCATTTGTGAAAATAAAATCCAATGACCAAAACATACACTGACCCATATGACAAGAAATACCTCCAATAAAGGGAGCAAGACTTTTGGTTTATTACTCTACTGGCGGTGCAGATGTGTGGTCAGTCTCGGTGATTTCCATGTTTTCTCTTCCTAGGTTGAGTCTCCGGTCATATGCAGGATTCTTGACACCGCTGATGAACATGGACTTCTGTCAATCTCCAGCTAAACTGAAAAAAGATCATATGACAGCAATGGAGCATGGAGGACAAAGAGAGACCAGACAGCGAGAGGTGCACTGAAGAGAGAACATTTatcttaaaacagaagcctgtTTTGTTTGAGGAAGAGAGATGCCCAT
This genomic window contains:
- the erlec1 gene encoding endoplasmic reticulum lectin 1; this encodes MMPGLMLVLLGGLLEVCSGVSANRGGYPSFTDEIPFKLHWPGPEFTLPSTGAIYKEDDFVIMTTTEKEKYKCILPSLTSGDNDDDKEYTGPTPGELLEPLFKRSSCSYRIESYWTYEVCHGKHIRQYHEEKETGQKISVQEYFLGNMAQESQSTETDKVEEAENAKPAVETEVSSKNIEGQLTPYFALEMGNGTPCVLKQNDARSSSVLYVCHPEAKHEILSVAEVTTCEYEVVVLTPLLCVHPKYRFKSSPVNGIFCQSLAGSPLRPLRLAQLDKEQEEQLKPPFSAASEAPREEPTPPIREEAFSSTHKPITVGGQTQVTVGTTHISRLTDEQLIREFLSGSYCLHGGVGWWKYEFCYGKHVHQYHEDKEQGKNTVVVGNWNAMDHNEWAAKNIARSYQLKDDGVQKVKLVSHFYGHGDLCDLTGKPRQVIVKLKCKESESPHAVTVYMLEPQTCQYILGVESPVICRILDTADEHGLLSISS